Proteins from a single region of Mumia flava:
- a CDS encoding aldehyde dehydrogenase family protein: MHPPDNLPLPTLNLVAGEWTDREQRSERIGPALGSVVSTAAQADGELADRALAWAESAARRVAAWSPAARASVLERASDLLQERRDDVARLLALELGKPIRDSRGEVQRAAETLAVAAAEGRRIGGEVLPTAGWERGVGSTAMTIRAPVGVVVAITPFNAPVNLLAHKLSASFAAGNTTIVKPPPQAPASSTALVEIMIEAGLPLQAVQVLHGGVEVGERLTSSPVVAAISFTGSAAAGHAVARSGAGKRLVLELGGNAATLVCDDADLADAARQCARTGFSNSGQSCISVQRIYVPRALAAQFADLLVEEVRGLRVGDPLDESTDIGSMVDEQAAERVRSWAAEAEQQGAKLPCGAERSGATLRPVVVVDPPPNARVVTEEAFGAVVVVLPYDDLDAVVEECNRSRYGLQAGLFTSDASRIFEIWRRLEVGAVVVGGTSNYRLDHVPFGGVKDSGIGRESPRWMIDDYTYVKTLLWKSESAWGTGP; the protein is encoded by the coding sequence GTGCACCCACCGGACAACCTTCCGCTCCCCACGCTCAATCTGGTCGCGGGTGAGTGGACCGACCGGGAGCAGCGGTCCGAGCGGATCGGTCCGGCTCTCGGCTCGGTCGTCAGCACGGCGGCCCAGGCCGACGGTGAGCTGGCCGATCGTGCGCTCGCCTGGGCCGAGAGTGCCGCGCGGCGGGTCGCCGCATGGTCGCCGGCCGCGCGGGCGTCGGTCCTCGAGCGAGCCTCGGACCTGCTCCAGGAGCGCCGCGACGACGTGGCGCGGCTGCTCGCACTCGAGCTGGGCAAGCCGATCCGCGACTCCCGGGGCGAGGTCCAGCGGGCCGCCGAGACGCTGGCCGTCGCGGCGGCGGAGGGACGCAGGATCGGTGGCGAGGTGCTCCCGACCGCGGGCTGGGAGCGGGGCGTCGGCTCGACCGCGATGACGATCAGGGCGCCCGTCGGGGTGGTCGTCGCGATCACGCCGTTCAACGCCCCGGTCAACCTGCTCGCGCACAAGCTGTCCGCGTCCTTCGCGGCCGGCAACACGACGATCGTGAAGCCGCCGCCCCAGGCACCGGCCAGCTCGACGGCCCTGGTCGAGATCATGATCGAGGCCGGGCTCCCGCTCCAGGCCGTCCAGGTCCTGCACGGTGGGGTCGAGGTGGGAGAGCGCCTGACCTCGAGCCCGGTCGTGGCGGCGATCAGCTTCACCGGCAGCGCGGCCGCCGGCCACGCGGTCGCGCGCTCGGGCGCCGGCAAGCGGCTGGTCCTCGAGCTCGGCGGCAACGCGGCGACGCTCGTCTGCGACGACGCGGACCTGGCCGACGCCGCCCGCCAGTGCGCGCGTACGGGCTTCAGCAACTCGGGGCAGAGCTGCATCTCGGTCCAGCGGATCTACGTCCCGCGCGCTCTCGCCGCTCAGTTCGCCGACCTGCTGGTCGAGGAGGTCCGGGGCCTGCGGGTCGGTGATCCCCTCGACGAGAGCACGGACATCGGCAGCATGGTCGACGAGCAGGCGGCCGAGCGGGTGCGCTCGTGGGCGGCCGAGGCCGAGCAGCAGGGCGCGAAGCTCCCGTGCGGCGCGGAGCGGAGCGGTGCCACGCTGCGCCCGGTCGTCGTCGTCGACCCGCCGCCGAACGCGCGGGTCGTCACCGAGGAGGCGTTCGGCGCGGTGGTCGTCGTGCTGCCGTACGACGACCTCGATGCCGTCGTCGAGGAGTGCAACCGCAGCCGCTACGGCCTCCAGGCCGGGCTGTTCACCTCCGACGCCTCGCGGATCTTCGAGATCTGGCGGCGCCTGGAGGTCGGCGCCGTCGTGGTCGGCGGGACGTCGAACTACCGCCTGGACCACGTCCCGTTCGGCGGGGTGAAGGACTCCGGGATCGGCCGGGAGTCTCCCCGCTGGATGATCGACGACTACACGTACGTCAAGACGCTGCTGTGGAAGTCGGAGTCCGCGTGGGGGACCGGGCCGTGA
- a CDS encoding PQQ-binding-like beta-propeller repeat protein: MRTPLTKRRAVLVLGSVLALTLAAAPATGLVAADPSSPPGPSAVDPAGADMPTVGGNYGNQNYSALTDINKRNLKKLGPEWRTHVSAVAPASDDTGSQTHPIVSDGVIYLDTPSGGAIAVDGATGEAKWKWEPEVPARTRRGVSVGDGKVYAMAAGGTAGNDQNHDPDAPPGEDVQIFALDQETGEEVWVSSPLSPDGDALGRDSGPATRYHDGLVYIHTNNGDRGSVSALDSSDGSVVWTFFGVPRRGQTFTDVNGETFEPGDTWGPVLPDGTDCGLEGGATPWMHGALDPELGMYYMTFGNPRSCNTSQDGSLRPGDNLFSSSMVAVDMKTGEYKWHYQSIPHDVWDMDNVHPMTLADVEVDGDERQVVFYGSKSGHQFVLDRTNGKPVLPTVDKPMITDSRQAHSETQPFPEQRLLPECLVWEKLDPDNIPGDPWRAVPNYNGYQPDEDGNLVFNPDSYVKEDEPFLTYPDGDPKREGHRQGCMYDPQWDLPILSTTSQNGGGDWSSNSYSHRTNMVYFPYGTNPVAHWNGASANGQRAIGQYQTGGILAYDASTGDVQWTNHLGTDMSHGQSPLTTASNLLFVGQTDGRLLALDATDGDELWEFQTGSAISAPPITYEVDGEQYVAIFAAGATNPYGGSVTQGDSLWAFKLGGDYTTESGSQEGPDTAPLTIRRPVQGGPVEGDTVDNTVLLARTDRTDSAGSQDSTSQRGMAPTHLRVPVGSTVTFLNPGAETFPNFPNQLEHCATQYFEGEFNERLQPGESYEHTFDRAGEYFFNDCTDPRPVGKIEVYLEPNDQPGDLHFLPGWLDFRSKQFTQVKGKVTAVFDVPRGYRYQSGAVLETPLSESPVAATKVRTIGLGKLFRSRLIVQFDKAALDNNVPEGRDVPLTLVANFLHNGVQKQLASTDTVRVIK; the protein is encoded by the coding sequence ATGCGCACACCTCTGACCAAGAGGCGGGCTGTGTTGGTGCTCGGGAGCGTGCTGGCGCTGACGCTGGCAGCCGCACCCGCGACCGGACTCGTAGCCGCCGATCCCAGCTCACCACCAGGGCCGAGCGCCGTCGACCCCGCCGGAGCCGACATGCCCACCGTGGGTGGCAACTACGGCAACCAGAACTACTCGGCGCTCACCGACATCAACAAGCGGAACCTCAAGAAGCTCGGGCCGGAATGGCGCACGCACGTCTCCGCGGTCGCGCCCGCCTCCGACGACACCGGCTCGCAGACGCACCCCATCGTCTCCGACGGCGTCATCTACCTCGACACGCCCAGTGGGGGCGCGATCGCGGTCGACGGCGCGACGGGCGAGGCGAAGTGGAAGTGGGAGCCCGAGGTTCCGGCCCGCACCCGCCGGGGTGTCTCGGTCGGTGACGGCAAGGTCTATGCCATGGCGGCCGGTGGCACGGCCGGCAACGACCAGAACCACGACCCGGACGCGCCTCCGGGAGAGGACGTCCAGATCTTCGCCCTCGACCAGGAGACCGGCGAGGAGGTCTGGGTCTCGTCACCGCTGAGCCCGGACGGCGACGCGCTCGGACGGGACTCCGGCCCGGCGACGCGCTACCACGACGGCCTGGTCTACATCCACACCAACAACGGCGACCGCGGCTCGGTCTCGGCGCTCGACTCCTCAGACGGCAGCGTCGTCTGGACGTTCTTCGGCGTGCCGAGGCGCGGGCAGACCTTCACCGACGTCAACGGCGAGACCTTCGAGCCGGGCGACACCTGGGGCCCGGTGCTGCCGGACGGCACCGACTGCGGTCTCGAGGGTGGCGCCACCCCGTGGATGCACGGCGCGCTCGACCCCGAGCTCGGCATGTACTACATGACCTTCGGCAACCCCCGCAGCTGCAACACCTCGCAGGACGGCTCGCTGCGTCCGGGTGACAACCTGTTCTCCAGCTCGATGGTCGCGGTCGACATGAAGACCGGCGAGTACAAGTGGCACTACCAGTCGATCCCGCACGACGTGTGGGACATGGACAACGTCCACCCGATGACGCTCGCCGACGTCGAGGTCGACGGCGACGAGCGTCAGGTCGTCTTCTACGGGAGCAAGTCCGGCCACCAGTTCGTGCTCGACCGCACCAACGGGAAGCCGGTCCTGCCCACGGTGGACAAGCCGATGATCACCGACTCGCGGCAGGCTCACTCCGAGACCCAGCCGTTCCCCGAGCAGCGTCTCCTTCCCGAGTGCCTCGTCTGGGAGAAGCTCGACCCGGACAACATCCCGGGAGACCCGTGGCGCGCGGTGCCCAACTACAACGGCTACCAGCCCGACGAGGACGGGAACCTCGTGTTCAACCCGGACAGCTACGTCAAGGAGGACGAGCCCTTCCTCACCTATCCCGACGGCGACCCGAAGCGCGAAGGCCACCGTCAGGGCTGCATGTACGACCCGCAGTGGGACCTGCCGATCCTGTCCACCACCAGCCAGAACGGCGGCGGTGACTGGTCCAGCAACTCCTACAGCCACCGCACCAACATGGTGTACTTCCCGTACGGCACGAACCCGGTGGCGCACTGGAACGGCGCGAGCGCCAACGGCCAGCGCGCGATCGGCCAGTACCAGACCGGCGGCATCCTGGCGTACGACGCGTCGACCGGCGACGTCCAGTGGACCAACCACCTCGGGACCGACATGTCGCACGGCCAGAGCCCGCTGACCACGGCGAGCAACCTGCTGTTCGTCGGCCAGACCGACGGCCGCCTGCTGGCCCTGGACGCCACCGACGGCGACGAGCTCTGGGAGTTCCAGACCGGGTCCGCCATCTCGGCGCCCCCGATCACCTACGAGGTCGACGGCGAGCAGTACGTCGCGATCTTCGCGGCCGGCGCCACCAACCCGTACGGCGGGTCGGTGACGCAGGGAGACTCCCTGTGGGCGTTCAAGCTCGGTGGCGACTACACCACCGAGTCCGGCAGCCAGGAGGGGCCGGACACGGCGCCGCTGACGATCCGACGCCCCGTCCAGGGCGGTCCGGTCGAGGGCGACACGGTGGACAACACCGTCCTGCTGGCGCGTACGGACCGGACCGACTCGGCCGGCTCGCAGGACAGCACGTCACAACGCGGCATGGCTCCGACGCACCTGCGGGTGCCCGTGGGGTCGACGGTCACGTTCCTCAACCCGGGCGCGGAGACGTTCCCGAACTTCCCGAACCAGCTGGAGCACTGTGCCACGCAGTACTTCGAGGGTGAGTTCAACGAGCGTCTGCAGCCAGGCGAGAGCTACGAGCACACCTTCGACCGTGCGGGTGAGTACTTCTTCAACGACTGCACCGACCCGCGTCCGGTGGGCAAGATCGAGGTCTACCTCGAGCCGAACGACCAGCCGGGCGACCTGCACTTCCTGCCGGGGTGGCTCGACTTCCGGTCGAAGCAGTTCACCCAGGTGAAGGGCAAGGTGACGGCGGTGTTCGACGTGCCGCGTGGCTACCGCTACCAGAGCGGCGCTGTGCTCGAGACGCCGTTGTCGGAGTCTCCGGTCGCGGCGACGAAGGTCCGCACCATCGGGCTGGGCAAGCTGTTCCGGTCCCGGCTGATCGTGCAGTTCGACAAGGCGGCGCTCGACAACAACGTGCCCGAGGGGCGCGACGTGCCGCTGACGCTGGTGGCGAACTTCCTGCACAACGGCGTGCAGAAGCAGCTGGCCTCGACCGACACGGTGAGGGTGATCAAGTAG
- a CDS encoding IclR family transcriptional regulator: MAKRPAEPDAIDGSALDGGAGGVRSVQRALEILNLLDEERPQITIRDIVDNTGLAKTTAIRLAQTLVNAGLLWGTESGFMAGPGLWRWAHLAKNAWELPPEIRRMMTDMAREHQETVNLYIRRDIHRLCIASAQSPRTLRHVINVGDEFPLWTGASAKVLLHGAPEGLLARVVAGAPRGRVDLDDLRRQVAEVADVGYAVSHGERESGVSAVAVPLKDDGGRVVAALSMSGATHRFTDDTVADFASALRSASIAMSARGLGTAFRGAGA; the protein is encoded by the coding sequence ATGGCCAAGCGGCCCGCAGAGCCCGACGCGATCGACGGATCCGCGCTGGACGGAGGCGCCGGTGGGGTACGCAGCGTGCAGCGCGCGCTGGAGATCCTGAACCTCCTCGACGAGGAGCGCCCGCAGATCACGATCCGCGACATCGTGGACAACACGGGACTCGCCAAGACCACGGCGATCCGCCTCGCACAGACGCTCGTCAACGCGGGACTCCTGTGGGGGACGGAGAGCGGCTTCATGGCCGGCCCGGGCCTGTGGCGGTGGGCGCACCTCGCGAAGAACGCCTGGGAGCTGCCGCCCGAGATCCGCCGGATGATGACCGACATGGCGCGCGAGCACCAGGAGACGGTCAACCTCTACATCCGACGCGACATCCACCGGCTCTGCATCGCCAGCGCTCAGTCCCCGAGGACGCTGCGCCACGTGATCAACGTCGGCGACGAGTTCCCGCTGTGGACGGGCGCGTCGGCGAAGGTGCTCCTGCACGGAGCGCCGGAGGGCCTGCTCGCCCGGGTGGTGGCCGGCGCGCCGAGGGGCCGGGTCGACCTCGACGACCTGCGCAGACAGGTCGCCGAGGTGGCCGACGTCGGATACGCGGTCTCGCACGGTGAGCGTGAGTCCGGCGTCTCCGCGGTCGCTGTCCCGCTCAAGGACGACGGCGGACGCGTCGTCGCAGCCCTGAGCATGAGCGGCGCCACCCACCGCTTCACCGACGACACGGTCGCCGACTTCGCCTCGGCCCTGCGCAGCGCCTCGATCGCCATGTCGGCCCGGGGCCTGGGCACCGCCTTCCGCGGAGCCGGCGCATGA
- a CDS encoding citryl-CoA lyase produces MTAPDHPDASAVSAWWGTAITYIEPGVIEHRGVPVADLIGRTGFAEMIWFMVTGERCEPPRARLLEAALVAATDHGPQAPSIAVARMAATCGVGLNNAMASAVNTLGDVHGGAGEQCLALYDALLARADAGDDLAAAAREVVAEVRSQGRYVPGFGHRFHPRDPRRDPLLALVEQARDDGTVPGRHLAAALAIEDALAEGRARPVPMNIDGATAVIYGELGCPPPLARGLFVLSRSVGILAHAWEESQSGRRNKGPMPPSILPARLSPDA; encoded by the coding sequence ATGACTGCACCCGACCACCCCGACGCCTCCGCGGTGTCCGCGTGGTGGGGGACCGCGATCACGTACATCGAGCCCGGCGTGATCGAGCACCGAGGGGTGCCGGTCGCCGACCTGATCGGCCGGACCGGGTTCGCCGAGATGATCTGGTTCATGGTCACCGGCGAGCGCTGCGAGCCTCCGCGTGCCCGCCTGCTCGAGGCCGCGCTCGTCGCTGCCACCGACCACGGCCCGCAGGCGCCGTCGATCGCGGTCGCGCGGATGGCGGCCACGTGCGGCGTCGGGCTCAACAATGCGATGGCCAGCGCGGTGAACACCCTGGGCGACGTCCACGGTGGCGCGGGCGAGCAGTGTCTCGCGCTGTACGACGCCCTGCTGGCGCGCGCCGACGCGGGCGACGACCTGGCGGCGGCGGCGCGCGAGGTGGTCGCGGAGGTCCGGTCGCAGGGCCGGTACGTCCCCGGCTTCGGCCACCGCTTCCACCCTCGTGACCCGCGCCGCGACCCGCTGCTCGCCCTGGTCGAGCAGGCCCGCGACGACGGTACGGTCCCCGGGCGTCACCTCGCCGCCGCGCTCGCGATCGAGGACGCGCTCGCCGAGGGGCGGGCCCGCCCCGTCCCCATGAACATCGACGGTGCGACCGCGGTGATCTACGGCGAGCTGGGGTGCCCGCCGCCGCTGGCCCGCGGGCTGTTCGTGCTGAGCCGCAGCGTCGGCATCCTCGCCCACGCGTGGGAGGAGTCGCAGTCCGGTCGCCGCAACAAGGGCCCGATGCCGCCGAGCATCCTGCCGGCCCGGCTCTCGCCGGACGCCTGA
- a CDS encoding ThuA domain-containing protein has protein sequence MSIPAIAATLVLGASGAAAVTGHGNGWGWGNDRGESRTAENIYTDGITDYGVERGTSSKLYNDWGNGWEEGETKRVLIYSYTPGPRHAHLGDRLEPGMNPPLNETNVAQSNLKAWLEAEGIEVDYTEDVSQLSRIRGYNAFISLSANRDAYDDTAQTSLKQFVRAGGGFVGIHNAFGAEYHWPWYEGLLGGANFFDHRPNREGTVETVNRKDVSTKNLPREWTFTDEWYNLVPFPSYVNVLAEVDSETSVTPERDSGHPGHPKGHPVSWCHYYDGGKAWLTTLGHDTAAWTDEEMEGDEYFQDHVVNGILSAMGIEKFCRS, from the coding sequence TTGAGCATCCCGGCCATCGCGGCAACGCTTGTCCTGGGAGCGAGCGGCGCAGCCGCCGTCACCGGGCACGGCAACGGCTGGGGCTGGGGCAACGACCGAGGTGAGTCGCGTACGGCGGAGAACATCTACACGGACGGCATCACCGACTACGGCGTCGAGCGCGGCACCTCGTCGAAGCTCTACAACGACTGGGGCAACGGCTGGGAGGAGGGCGAGACCAAGCGCGTCCTGATCTACAGCTACACCCCCGGACCGCGTCACGCGCACCTCGGCGACCGGCTCGAGCCCGGGATGAACCCGCCGCTGAACGAGACCAACGTCGCCCAGTCCAACCTGAAGGCCTGGCTCGAGGCCGAGGGGATCGAGGTCGACTACACCGAGGACGTCAGCCAGCTGTCGCGCATCCGCGGATACAACGCGTTCATCTCCTTGAGCGCGAACCGCGACGCGTACGACGACACGGCCCAGACCTCGCTCAAGCAGTTCGTCCGGGCCGGCGGCGGCTTCGTCGGCATCCACAACGCGTTCGGCGCCGAGTACCACTGGCCCTGGTACGAGGGTCTGCTCGGCGGTGCGAACTTCTTCGACCACCGCCCGAACCGCGAGGGCACGGTCGAGACCGTCAACCGCAAGGACGTTTCGACGAAGAACCTGCCGCGCGAGTGGACGTTCACCGACGAGTGGTACAACCTCGTGCCGTTCCCGAGCTACGTCAACGTGCTCGCCGAGGTCGACTCCGAGACCAGCGTGACGCCGGAGCGCGACTCCGGCCACCCGGGCCACCCCAAGGGCCACCCGGTCAGCTGGTGCCACTACTACGACGGCGGCAAGGCGTGGCTCACCACCCTGGGTCACGACACCGCGGCGTGGACCGACGAGGAGATGGAGGGCGACGAGTACTTCCAGGACCACGTGGTCAACGGCATCCTCAGCGCGATGGGGATCGAGAAGTTCTGCCGCTCCTGA
- a CDS encoding ABC transporter ATP-binding protein: MAVTDVHHQYTSEPVLRGIDLAVAPGERVALMGPSGCGKSTLLLVAAGILVPTAGSVSVCGELISGLGSDERAAVRRRRVGFVFQFGELVAELSLRDNVALAAELAGAPRREALRDADGILDRVGLLALGRRKPGEVSGGQAQRSAVARALVHRPSLVLADEPTGALDRENAAAVLDLMVELVAERDAALLVATHDDATADRCDRVVGIIDGAVDR, translated from the coding sequence TTGGCCGTCACCGACGTGCATCACCAGTACACGAGCGAGCCGGTGCTCCGGGGCATCGACCTTGCGGTGGCACCCGGGGAGCGTGTCGCACTCATGGGGCCCAGCGGGTGCGGAAAGTCGACGCTGCTGTTGGTGGCGGCTGGGATCCTTGTCCCGACCGCCGGCTCGGTCTCGGTCTGCGGTGAGCTCATCTCCGGGCTCGGGTCGGACGAGCGGGCTGCCGTCCGGCGGCGAAGGGTCGGCTTCGTCTTCCAGTTCGGGGAGCTGGTGGCCGAGCTGTCCCTCCGTGACAACGTCGCGCTCGCGGCTGAGCTGGCGGGAGCTCCGCGGCGGGAGGCCCTGCGGGACGCCGATGGCATTCTCGATCGCGTCGGCCTGCTCGCGCTCGGTCGCCGAAAGCCAGGCGAGGTGAGCGGAGGGCAAGCCCAACGAAGCGCGGTCGCACGAGCCCTGGTCCACCGTCCGAGCCTGGTGCTCGCCGACGAACCGACAGGGGCGCTTGATCGCGAGAACGCGGCTGCCGTTCTCGATCTGATGGTGGAACTGGTCGCCGAACGCGATGCGGCCCTGCTCGTCGCGACCCACGACGATGCAACAGCTGATCGCTGTGACCGTGTCGTCGGGATCATCGATGGCGCGGTCGACCGGTGA
- the cobM gene encoding precorrin-4 C(11)-methyltransferase, with translation MNRPDAGPGTVHVVGAGPGAADLLTVRAVRLIERADVVVYAGTYLDDATLATARDDAELVDSQHLDLDEITEVLATAARAGREVVRLCSGDPSVYSAMAEQTARLDAAGVAWDVCPGVPAYSAAAAILGAELTVPEVAQTVVLTRAQARSTAMPPGETLAAYAATGATLVLHLAITRTRAIADELAAFYGSDCPVAVVFRASQAEELVLRGTLGSIADAVESAALRQAAVILVGPALGVAGSGPLVCESHLYDPARQR, from the coding sequence GTGAACCGGCCCGACGCGGGACCCGGCACCGTTCACGTCGTCGGCGCCGGTCCCGGGGCCGCTGACCTGCTGACGGTGCGGGCCGTCCGGCTGATCGAGCGTGCGGACGTCGTCGTGTACGCGGGCACGTACCTCGACGACGCGACGCTCGCGACGGCACGCGACGACGCGGAGCTGGTCGACTCCCAGCACCTCGACCTGGACGAGATCACCGAGGTCCTCGCGACCGCCGCTCGCGCGGGCCGCGAGGTCGTACGGCTCTGCTCCGGAGACCCGTCGGTGTACTCCGCGATGGCCGAGCAGACCGCGCGGCTCGACGCGGCAGGCGTGGCGTGGGACGTGTGCCCGGGGGTGCCCGCGTACTCTGCGGCGGCCGCGATCCTGGGGGCCGAGCTGACCGTGCCGGAGGTTGCGCAGACGGTCGTGCTGACCCGGGCGCAGGCGCGGTCGACGGCGATGCCGCCGGGGGAGACGCTCGCGGCCTACGCGGCGACCGGCGCGACGCTCGTGCTGCACCTCGCGATCACACGGACGCGCGCGATCGCCGACGAGCTGGCGGCGTTCTACGGATCCGACTGCCCGGTCGCGGTGGTGTTCCGGGCGTCGCAGGCGGAGGAGCTCGTGCTGCGCGGGACGCTCGGGTCGATCGCGGACGCGGTGGAGTCCGCAGCCCTGCGGCAGGCGGCGGTGATCCTCGTCGGGCCGGCGCTCGGGGTCGCCGGGAGCGGGCCGCTGGTCTGCGAGTCGCACCTGTACGACCCGGCGCGGCAGCGCTGA
- a CDS encoding antitoxin MazE-like protein, which produces MERRPVQIWLPDVHSEAFTAEAHRQAAAVARAAQTSDDLDFVEAVSDTRDE; this is translated from the coding sequence ATGGAACGCCGTCCGGTGCAGATCTGGCTTCCCGACGTGCACTCCGAGGCTTTCACCGCGGAGGCGCACCGTCAGGCGGCTGCCGTGGCACGCGCAGCCCAGACGAGCGACGACCTGGACTTCGTCGAGGCCGTCTCGGACACCCGGGACGAGTGA
- a CDS encoding CaiB/BaiF CoA transferase family protein: MSGDDGDAPPAATRPLAGIRVLDLTNVLAGPYCSYQLMLMGAEVVKVEVPGRGDLARQLGPDPDLNTRLLGASFLAQNAGKQSVELDLKSPDGREAFENLVADADVLLENFRPGVMARLGYPWPVLRDRNPALVYCAISGFGQSGPMSQRPAYDQIVQGLSGMMSITGTPDTAPQRVGFPICDTVGGLTAAMAINAALLRRERTGHGSHLDVSMLEASLSAMGWAVSNYTISGVPPEPMGDQNATAAPSGTFHAADGPLNIAANRQEQFVTLCRLIERGDLIDDPRFAQREDRKLNREDLNAEINGALAKQSAEHWEDLLSGHGVPAARILTVPQAVELEQLRHRDFFTDLPLPDQPDRAVRVAGSGVLVDGLAQHPLERAPRLGEHSAGVEDAATRTARGAGR; encoded by the coding sequence ATGAGCGGCGACGACGGCGACGCCCCACCCGCGGCCACGCGCCCCCTCGCCGGCATCCGCGTCCTCGATCTGACGAACGTCCTCGCCGGACCGTACTGCAGCTATCAGCTCATGCTGATGGGCGCTGAGGTCGTGAAGGTCGAGGTCCCCGGCCGCGGCGACCTCGCCCGCCAGCTCGGTCCCGACCCCGACCTGAACACGCGGCTGCTCGGCGCCTCGTTCCTGGCGCAGAACGCCGGCAAGCAGTCGGTCGAGCTCGACCTGAAGTCCCCGGACGGCCGGGAGGCCTTCGAGAACCTCGTGGCGGACGCGGACGTCCTGCTCGAGAACTTCCGGCCCGGGGTCATGGCCCGTCTCGGCTACCCGTGGCCCGTGCTGCGGGACCGCAACCCGGCGCTCGTCTACTGCGCGATCTCCGGGTTCGGACAGTCCGGTCCGATGAGCCAGCGCCCGGCGTACGACCAGATCGTCCAGGGTCTGTCGGGGATGATGAGCATCACCGGCACCCCCGACACCGCGCCGCAGCGTGTCGGCTTCCCGATCTGCGACACCGTCGGCGGGCTCACCGCCGCGATGGCGATCAACGCCGCGCTGCTCCGAAGGGAGCGGACGGGGCACGGGTCCCACCTCGACGTCTCGATGCTGGAGGCGTCGCTCTCGGCGATGGGCTGGGCGGTGTCCAACTATACGATCAGCGGTGTGCCTCCGGAGCCGATGGGCGACCAGAACGCGACGGCCGCTCCGTCCGGCACGTTCCACGCCGCCGACGGCCCGCTGAACATCGCGGCGAACCGACAGGAGCAGTTCGTCACGCTCTGCCGGCTGATCGAGCGCGGCGACCTGATCGACGACCCCCGCTTCGCCCAGCGCGAGGACCGCAAGCTCAACCGTGAGGATCTGAACGCCGAGATCAACGGTGCGCTCGCGAAGCAGAGCGCCGAGCACTGGGAAGACCTGCTGTCGGGTCACGGAGTGCCCGCTGCGCGCATCCTCACGGTGCCGCAGGCGGTCGAGCTCGAGCAGCTGCGGCACCGCGACTTCTTCACCGACCTCCCGCTCCCGGACCAGCCCGACCGCGCCGTGCGGGTCGCGGGGTCCGGCGTGCTCGTCGACGGGCTCGCCCAGCACCCCCTCGAACGCGCTCCGCGGCTCGGCGAGCACAGCGCGGGCGTCGAGGACGCAGCGACCCGTACCGCCCGGGGCGCCGGACGATGA